A DNA window from Undibacterium sp. YM2 contains the following coding sequences:
- a CDS encoding nuclear transport factor 2 family protein: MSEYISVLQIYMKALGDADYGTIKSLFAEDGKVLSPFLGEMAAGPFFDRLAEASSRNVITPIDIFVSTTKKHHATAYFQYDWTVRDGTLITFKVMDLFTFDADSNKIKYLDLIYDTHPIRSTAGNKYEL; the protein is encoded by the coding sequence ATGTCGGAGTACATTTCTGTTTTGCAAATCTATATGAAGGCGCTTGGTGATGCCGACTACGGCACCATCAAGAGCTTGTTTGCAGAAGATGGAAAGGTTCTTTCGCCGTTTCTTGGGGAAATGGCAGCTGGCCCTTTCTTTGACAGACTGGCAGAAGCTTCCAGCCGCAATGTGATTACCCCTATCGACATCTTTGTCAGCACGACAAAGAAACATCATGCAACAGCTTATTTCCAATATGACTGGACAGTTCGTGACGGGACTTTAATTACCTTCAAAGTCATGGATCTGTTTACGTTTGATGCCGATAGCAACAAAATCAAGTATCTGGATTTGATCTATGACACGCACCCTATCCGTTCCACTGCAGGCAATAAATACGAGCTTTAA
- a CDS encoding LacI family DNA-binding transcriptional regulator, which translates to MGITIRDLAEATGFSVGTISRALKNQTGLTEATRALVFNAAQEMGYDLSKLKHGRIRRIAFLLHRQHNNLSSSPFYSIVLHGAEAACRRAGIALSFVAVGPAEPVMEQIRVHQPDAIVCAGFFEAELLQAIRTSGKPLVLIDMHLAGYASINPNNRLGGYLATQHLINTGRKRIAMLSGPHAHYSIQERIHGFRKALFDAKMLANPEYEIAIPHQAEEEKIVRQAVTDLLSMSEPPDALFCYNDNTALTAMTACLDMGLKVPEDIAIVGFDDIRAAARAHPTLSSIAVDKEGLGAEGVAMLLRNAQPESLEITLAVQLIVRGSSVQSV; encoded by the coding sequence ATGGGCATAACCATACGCGACCTGGCCGAAGCCACTGGTTTTTCAGTGGGCACGATTTCCCGTGCGCTCAAAAACCAGACTGGTTTGACAGAAGCCACGCGCGCCCTGGTTTTTAACGCTGCGCAAGAAATGGGTTACGACCTGTCAAAGTTAAAGCATGGACGCATACGACGTATCGCTTTTCTATTGCACAGGCAGCACAATAATTTGTCGAGCAGCCCATTTTATTCCATCGTTTTGCACGGGGCAGAAGCTGCCTGCAGACGAGCCGGCATTGCATTGTCATTTGTCGCCGTGGGCCCGGCTGAGCCAGTGATGGAGCAAATCAGGGTTCATCAGCCGGACGCCATTGTGTGTGCGGGATTTTTCGAAGCAGAATTATTGCAGGCGATACGCACTTCAGGAAAACCCTTGGTGCTGATTGATATGCATCTGGCCGGTTATGCCTCAATTAACCCGAATAATCGTCTGGGCGGTTATTTAGCCACGCAACATTTGATCAACACCGGACGCAAGCGTATAGCCATGTTAAGCGGTCCGCACGCGCACTACAGCATACAAGAGCGTATCCATGGTTTTCGCAAGGCCTTGTTTGACGCAAAAATGCTGGCCAATCCAGAATATGAAATTGCGATTCCGCATCAGGCTGAAGAAGAAAAAATAGTCAGGCAGGCAGTGACGGATTTGTTGTCCATGTCCGAGCCACCAGATGCTCTCTTTTGCTACAACGACAATACTGCCCTGACTGCGATGACTGCTTGTCTGGATATGGGATTGAAGGTCCCTGAAGATATCGCCATTGTCGGTTTTGACGATATCCGGGCCGCAGCGAGAGCCCACCCAACTTTAAGCAGTATTGCCGTAGATAAGGAAGGACTGGGCGCAGAGGGCGTGGCCATGCTACTGCGCAATGCACAACCAGAGAGCCTTGAGATCACACTTGCAGTGCAATTGATTGTACGGGGCAGCAGTGTGCAATCTGTTTGA
- the gspK gene encoding type II secretion system minor pseudopilin GspK yields the protein MPAQRNRSPYSYDHSYQVWSHQQGVAVVLALLLSALAVAVVSGMFWPQHIQFWSLENQLEQQRMRMLQRGVLDKTRQILRLDAMENDGVTSLDGAWAKSDATIKLNELLQYAESSIAALTIRVIDAQSRYNLMNLATGGKINEGQVSNYRRLLQILKIDTALAELTATAIAATQSTGTAGESIFAFVHIDDLVTISGYTPQILASLREFIVLLPEPTALNVNTASLVLLFAVTGSQQNTMMLSQARQRQAIRKRAEITQQSQQPQQSDEALLVKDTFLDVKSDYFLVEQQIRLGRMSLSSRALIRRKTGGRFPDIQERDDVLTTAVIWMRKS from the coding sequence GTGCCCGCACAAAGAAATCGCAGCCCATACTCGTACGACCATTCATATCAGGTATGGTCTCACCAGCAAGGAGTTGCCGTCGTACTTGCACTATTGCTGTCGGCGCTTGCAGTTGCTGTGGTCAGCGGGATGTTCTGGCCACAACATATCCAGTTCTGGTCGCTTGAAAATCAACTCGAACAACAGCGGATGCGTATGTTGCAAAGAGGCGTGCTGGACAAGACCCGTCAGATATTAAGGCTGGATGCGATGGAAAATGATGGCGTTACCAGCCTGGACGGAGCTTGGGCTAAATCTGATGCCACAATCAAGTTAAATGAATTATTACAGTACGCAGAATCAAGCATTGCCGCGCTGACCATCCGGGTCATAGATGCTCAATCCCGCTACAACCTTATGAATCTGGCGACTGGTGGCAAGATCAATGAGGGCCAGGTGAGCAATTACCGGCGCTTGCTTCAGATATTGAAAATAGATACCGCCCTGGCGGAACTGACAGCAACTGCTATCGCAGCCACTCAATCGACAGGAACAGCAGGTGAAAGTATATTCGCCTTCGTTCACATTGATGATCTCGTCACCATTTCCGGATATACCCCTCAGATACTGGCCAGCCTCAGGGAGTTTATCGTGCTGTTGCCCGAGCCCACTGCCTTGAATGTCAATACAGCCTCGTTAGTGTTGCTATTCGCCGTGACCGGATCACAGCAAAACACCATGATGCTGTCACAAGCGCGGCAGCGGCAGGCAATACGCAAGCGCGCCGAAATAACGCAACAATCCCAACAGCCCCAACAATCAGACGAAGCATTGCTGGTGAAGGACACTTTCCTGGATGTAAAAAGTGACTATTTCCTCGTGGAACAGCAGATCAGACTGGGCCGCATGAGCTTGTCTTCGAGAGCTCTTATCAGGCGCAAGACAGGAGGGCGTTTCCCTGACATCCAGGAGCGAGATGACGTTTTAACTACCGCTGTTATCTGGATGCGTAAAAGCTGA
- a CDS encoding AAA family ATPase, translating into MPMNCEGATSDTVTLSKLKTLPLVCALIFIVAGIFAVVRHPLLGPSQLRPDRLRRTPYRILPKLDRLLGITGRRQATLQAAGISTASWQRAVAYVNEGANKQQEYLATRLSVQSKVSAGWSLPGQVFEWQFASNLPVSLDRCLVFIPYVDVNDEALIGALISAQIGSDVMLILARSESETEHIALQAYCEDKANMFVMLDGASQTECMLSRQPAAVLLRLLAEQLRVTRISPYQTRGAVTSAGAFFGREKLLSRVIGRDPSNYLVVGGRQLGKSSLLKAVQRSLQGHPHIVCHYISLRDHRLAPRMALQFGLDATTPIEDIISHLEANFAGKRLFLLIDEADLFFRDESINNYPQLSALRSLSDEGRCWFMLAGFWDLYATAVLDYQSPLRNFGEVLTIGGLEQDACKELVTVPLSRLRFGFSSNQLVDQLVEASGQRANLLAILCQECLEALQPGERAIEVRHVTHALSSQAVQDALAGWGKLSNDEASCRLDRIVVYHTALKGKTSLSALAALLAYNGLTVEPETMRHALSRLQLAYVLKRDGSEFVFAVPLLIKQFEQSELMLLLSQELSSMKTVDVV; encoded by the coding sequence ATGCCAATGAATTGCGAAGGTGCCACTTCAGACACTGTAACTCTGAGCAAGCTAAAGACCTTGCCCCTGGTTTGTGCATTGATTTTCATAGTCGCTGGTATTTTTGCAGTTGTAAGACACCCTTTACTGGGGCCATCACAATTGCGCCCTGACCGCCTGCGAAGAACACCCTACCGTATCTTGCCCAAACTTGATCGTTTGCTGGGTATTACCGGCAGAAGACAGGCGACGTTGCAAGCTGCGGGCATCTCCACTGCCTCCTGGCAGCGCGCCGTTGCCTATGTCAATGAAGGTGCAAATAAACAGCAGGAATACCTGGCTACCCGGCTGTCAGTGCAAAGCAAAGTCAGTGCGGGGTGGTCACTTCCTGGCCAGGTTTTTGAGTGGCAATTTGCCAGCAATCTGCCTGTGTCGCTGGACAGATGCCTGGTGTTTATCCCCTATGTTGATGTCAACGATGAGGCACTGATAGGCGCGCTAATATCCGCGCAAATTGGTTCGGATGTGATGCTGATACTTGCCAGATCCGAGAGTGAAACAGAACACATTGCACTGCAAGCTTATTGTGAAGATAAAGCCAATATGTTTGTGATGCTCGACGGCGCGAGTCAGACTGAGTGCATGCTTAGCAGACAACCTGCGGCTGTATTATTGCGTCTTCTTGCTGAACAATTACGTGTAACGCGCATATCGCCCTACCAGACCAGAGGGGCGGTTACCAGTGCGGGTGCATTTTTTGGGCGGGAAAAATTGCTGTCACGCGTCATCGGTCGCGATCCCTCCAATTACCTTGTCGTGGGTGGCCGCCAGCTTGGCAAAAGCAGTCTCTTGAAAGCTGTCCAGCGTAGCCTGCAGGGGCATCCACACATAGTCTGTCATTACATTTCTTTGCGCGATCATCGCCTGGCTCCTCGCATGGCACTTCAGTTTGGCCTTGATGCAACAACGCCTATCGAAGATATTATTTCTCATCTGGAAGCCAACTTCGCAGGTAAACGATTATTCCTGTTGATCGACGAAGCTGATCTCTTTTTCCGAGATGAATCCATCAATAATTACCCGCAATTATCAGCCCTGCGCTCCTTGAGTGATGAAGGCCGTTGCTGGTTCATGCTTGCAGGATTTTGGGATTTATATGCAACTGCGGTGCTTGATTATCAGTCCCCACTGCGCAATTTTGGCGAAGTATTGACGATAGGTGGACTGGAGCAGGATGCCTGCAAAGAATTGGTCACGGTACCTTTATCGCGCTTGCGCTTTGGTTTTTCCAGCAACCAGTTAGTAGATCAACTGGTGGAAGCCAGTGGCCAGCGCGCCAATTTGCTCGCCATCCTTTGTCAGGAATGCCTGGAAGCTTTGCAGCCAGGAGAGCGTGCCATAGAAGTCCGCCATGTCACGCACGCACTATCTTCGCAAGCTGTGCAAGACGCTTTGGCTGGTTGGGGTAAATTAAGTAACGATGAAGCCTCTTGCCGCCTCGACCGCATCGTCGTCTATCACACGGCGCTCAAGGGCAAAACGAGTTTATCTGCACTTGCTGCCCTGCTTGCTTACAATGGTCTGACTGTAGAACCTGAAACCATGCGTCATGCCCTGTCCCGTCTGCAATTAGCCTATGTACTCAAGCGCGATGGATCCGAGTTTGTATTTGCTGTTCCTTTGCTGATAAAACAATTCGAGCAAAGTGAGCTCATGCTTTTGCTTAGCCAGGAACTGTCATCAATGAAAACCGTCGATGTGGTCTAA
- a CDS encoding GH92 family glycosyl hydrolase has translation MRRSTILFASITLLCVPPLYAKAGTDLAAEVNPLIGTTNLGNTFPGAVMPFGMFSFSPETSKGEKNKAAAPGGYLYEARKIRGFSLTHLSGTGCRGASGDIPFMPVTTELSTSPSLDSKDEHYASRYSHLNETVQPGYYKVRMENGVQTELSASLRAGIARFVYPSQGKAAILIRNSDSQLGSFAANLKIDTATNTVSGSVSSGNFCGYLHPVTRRPYYTIHFVARFNQKIAATATWQNEKIIPNGIAAEGATELDDKGFPQLNKGSGAWIDFGHARNVEARIGISYVSVANATENLNAEISSEKSLETVVKESRQAWNQQLSKIDVTGGDKDQRTIFYTALYHSLLHPNLFSDVNGEYAGFDQKTHKVKATQLAQYANFSGWDIYRSQVQLIALIEPKIASDIAQSLLNQAQQNNGVWDRWTHNNGATGVMNGDPATASVASMYAFGARDFDVATAFTSLTQAARTPTKLDLSRDGCPVMCVGQRPGLDQWIKYGYMPQSAPGWGMVSDALEYASADFALASFAGKLGDQAAKKEFLARAQNWKNHFNPATGYLQERKQDGQFVAAFDPASDEGMVEGSGAQYLWMVPFNADGLIRTLGGVEKSTQRLDKFFKSDFGAWTLTVSGAHHSEMDNEPSIGAAWLYSYAAQPWKTQEVVREVLGQLWHNRPDGIPGNDDLGQMSAWYVWAAMGLYPQYPGRAELLIASPTFKKIVVQRKQGPLTINTDQTGTQFKYVQSLTLNGKSLTKSWLDETALDGKLNLDFKLGREANKKWAIKPGELPPSFE, from the coding sequence ATGCGTCGTTCTACCATTTTATTTGCTTCGATTACGTTACTTTGTGTGCCACCACTTTATGCAAAGGCAGGTACTGATCTTGCAGCAGAGGTCAATCCCTTGATAGGGACGACAAATCTGGGCAATACTTTTCCAGGGGCAGTCATGCCTTTTGGCATGTTCAGCTTTAGTCCTGAGACCAGCAAAGGTGAAAAAAACAAGGCAGCAGCTCCGGGGGGCTATTTATACGAAGCCAGGAAAATACGTGGCTTCAGTCTGACGCATTTATCAGGTACAGGTTGTCGTGGTGCCAGTGGTGACATACCGTTCATGCCAGTCACAACAGAGCTCAGCACTTCACCGTCGCTGGACAGCAAGGACGAGCATTACGCCAGCCGCTATTCCCATTTAAATGAAACCGTGCAACCTGGTTACTACAAAGTGCGCATGGAAAATGGCGTGCAAACTGAATTAAGTGCAAGCCTGCGTGCAGGTATTGCGCGCTTTGTCTATCCTTCACAGGGTAAGGCAGCGATTTTGATACGCAATTCTGATTCGCAGTTAGGCAGTTTTGCGGCTAATTTGAAAATTGATACTGCGACGAATACCGTCAGCGGTTCGGTTAGCAGCGGCAATTTTTGCGGATATCTGCACCCTGTGACACGCAGGCCTTATTACACAATTCATTTCGTCGCCCGCTTTAACCAAAAAATTGCGGCAACCGCAACCTGGCAAAACGAGAAAATCATTCCCAATGGTATAGCAGCAGAAGGTGCGACAGAGCTGGATGATAAAGGCTTCCCGCAACTCAACAAAGGCTCAGGTGCCTGGATAGATTTTGGTCATGCCAGAAATGTTGAAGCACGGATTGGCATTTCTTATGTCAGCGTAGCAAATGCCACAGAAAATCTGAATGCAGAAATATCTTCAGAAAAATCTCTGGAGACGGTCGTAAAAGAAAGTCGCCAGGCCTGGAATCAGCAACTGTCCAAAATTGATGTGACAGGTGGCGACAAAGACCAGCGCACGATTTTCTATACTGCCTTATATCACTCCTTGCTGCATCCTAATCTTTTTAGTGACGTCAATGGTGAGTATGCAGGTTTTGATCAAAAGACACACAAGGTAAAGGCTACCCAATTGGCGCAATATGCCAATTTTTCAGGCTGGGATATCTACCGCTCACAAGTGCAATTGATCGCCCTGATCGAACCAAAAATCGCCAGTGACATAGCACAGTCTTTATTGAACCAGGCCCAGCAGAACAATGGCGTGTGGGACCGCTGGACGCATAACAATGGTGCCACTGGCGTTATGAATGGTGATCCTGCTACTGCGTCGGTTGCCAGCATGTACGCATTTGGCGCGCGTGATTTTGATGTGGCTACAGCTTTTACCTCACTCACTCAGGCGGCGCGTACCCCGACCAAGCTGGATTTGTCCAGAGATGGCTGTCCTGTCATGTGTGTAGGGCAACGACCGGGATTGGATCAATGGATAAAGTATGGCTATATGCCACAATCAGCGCCAGGCTGGGGCATGGTATCTGATGCACTGGAATATGCAAGTGCCGACTTTGCGCTGGCCTCATTCGCTGGAAAATTGGGCGATCAGGCTGCTAAGAAAGAATTCCTGGCCCGTGCGCAAAACTGGAAAAATCACTTCAATCCTGCCACTGGTTATCTGCAGGAACGCAAACAGGATGGCCAGTTCGTCGCCGCGTTTGACCCGGCCTCAGACGAGGGCATGGTAGAGGGCAGTGGTGCGCAGTATCTTTGGATGGTGCCATTCAATGCTGATGGCTTGATCAGGACCTTGGGCGGCGTTGAAAAATCCACGCAGCGGCTGGATAAATTTTTCAAGAGTGATTTTGGCGCATGGACACTGACTGTCTCTGGCGCACATCATTCGGAAATGGATAATGAACCCTCGATTGGCGCAGCCTGGCTATATTCTTATGCCGCGCAACCCTGGAAAACCCAGGAAGTGGTACGCGAAGTGTTAGGGCAGCTTTGGCACAATCGCCCTGACGGCATACCTGGCAACGATGACCTGGGTCAGATGTCTGCATGGTATGTATGGGCAGCGATGGGCTTGTATCCACAATACCCAGGCCGGGCAGAATTACTGATTGCCAGCCCGACTTTCAAGAAAATCGTGGTTCAACGAAAACAAGGACCATTGACCATCAATACAGATCAGACTGGCACGCAATTTAAATACGTGCAAAGCCTGACCTTGAACGGCAAATCATTGACGAAATCCTGGCTCGATGAAACTGCCTTGGACGGTAAGCTGAACCTGGATTTTAAACTTGGCAGGGAAGCCAATAAAAAATGGGCGATAAAGCCAGGTGAATTACCACCTTCATTTGAATAA
- a CDS encoding GH92 family glycosyl hydrolase, with product MFRICGLIFLGAVIASSVDAAPASSSRPVDAVNVFIGTGGDGHTFPGATRPFGMVQLSPDTQVRHFRQSYPWAAGYRYEDDSILGFSHTHFSGTGHSDLGDVLLMPYSGDTKLEPGYPERPFSGYRSRFSHKEERAEPGYYAVKLLDHEIDVELTASDRVGMHRYRFAKGEAAKLIVDLRSSIYDYKTKNLWSSMRVRKDGIITGMRETRGWAPGRQVYFAMQFSRPLLTREIHNREDAVEYRGFAGPGSGPQDKAKVEGKALVAALDFGVPDDQTLMVKVAISAVSEDGAIANLAEIQDWDFTAQRAKSKQAWDDALSAVSIEAKPEMRTKAYTALYHSMMGPSLFMDVDGRYRGPDNLVHQAEGFRFHSTFSLWDTYRALHPLLTLIQPAQRNADFVRSLLASQQYSPEGILPVWQFHGLETWCMIGYHAVPVIADAYMKGIPGFDADSALNAMMASAEYGPYGGLKHYMKLGYVPTDLEPEAASKTVEYAFDDWTIARMAEKMGKTDIAKKYYARAQNFRNVFDTKTGFIRARKSNGEFRVPFDPTVSNFGSDYTEGSAWQYSWYMPHDNAGLISMLGGDAAAISKIDQVFDAKVDHKVYAHMEDISGLIGHYAHGNEPSHHVAYLYNYFGAPWKTQQRLQQIMQSQYQAKPDGLSGNDDLGQMSAWFVFTSLGFYPVAPGSNEYILGRPFLDKTTLHLPNGKQFTIRAQNLSDAHPYVASVSLNGKVLDQNYLRHEQIMAGGELVFVMQAEPNKKWGNLKDARPYTQTPYQ from the coding sequence ATGTTTCGTATTTGCGGGTTAATTTTCCTGGGCGCAGTCATCGCCAGCAGTGTTGATGCCGCGCCAGCCAGTAGTTCACGTCCGGTTGATGCCGTCAATGTATTCATAGGCACCGGCGGTGATGGTCATACATTTCCCGGGGCGACACGTCCTTTTGGCATGGTGCAATTAAGTCCCGATACGCAGGTAAGACATTTCCGCCAGAGTTATCCCTGGGCGGCTGGCTACCGTTATGAAGATGATTCCATACTTGGCTTCTCGCATACACATTTTTCCGGTACCGGCCATTCTGATCTGGGTGACGTATTGTTGATGCCCTATAGCGGCGACACCAAACTCGAGCCAGGCTATCCAGAACGTCCTTTCAGCGGTTATCGTTCGCGTTTCAGTCACAAAGAAGAGCGCGCTGAGCCTGGCTATTATGCAGTCAAGTTGCTGGATCATGAGATTGATGTCGAATTGACGGCGAGTGACAGGGTAGGCATGCACCGCTATCGTTTTGCCAAAGGTGAGGCGGCCAAGTTGATCGTCGATTTGCGTAGCAGTATTTACGATTACAAAACAAAAAACCTGTGGTCCAGCATGCGCGTACGCAAGGACGGTATTATCACCGGCATGCGTGAAACCCGAGGCTGGGCACCGGGCCGGCAGGTTTATTTTGCCATGCAATTTTCACGGCCATTATTGACGCGTGAAATCCATAACCGTGAAGATGCAGTTGAATACCGTGGCTTTGCCGGGCCGGGCAGTGGCCCTCAGGATAAAGCCAAAGTCGAAGGCAAGGCGCTGGTTGCCGCGCTGGATTTTGGTGTTCCCGACGACCAGACTCTGATGGTCAAAGTGGCCATTTCGGCTGTCAGTGAAGATGGCGCCATTGCAAATCTGGCTGAAATCCAGGATTGGGACTTTACAGCGCAGCGCGCCAAATCGAAGCAGGCCTGGGACGATGCCCTGTCAGCAGTCAGCATAGAGGCTAAGCCAGAGATGCGCACCAAGGCTTACACCGCCTTGTACCACAGCATGATGGGTCCCAGCCTGTTTATGGATGTGGATGGCCGTTACCGTGGGCCGGATAATCTGGTGCATCAGGCTGAAGGCTTCCGTTTTCATTCCACCTTTTCTTTATGGGACACTTACCGTGCTCTCCATCCCTTGCTAACTTTGATACAGCCAGCACAGCGCAATGCTGATTTTGTGCGGTCGCTGCTGGCATCCCAGCAATATAGTCCTGAGGGCATACTGCCGGTATGGCAATTTCATGGTCTCGAAACCTGGTGCATGATAGGTTATCACGCAGTGCCAGTAATAGCTGATGCCTACATGAAGGGCATTCCCGGCTTTGATGCAGATAGCGCATTGAATGCAATGATGGCCAGCGCTGAATATGGACCCTACGGCGGCTTGAAACATTATATGAAACTGGGTTATGTTCCAACCGATCTGGAACCGGAAGCCGCCTCCAAAACCGTGGAATATGCTTTTGATGACTGGACAATTGCGCGTATGGCCGAGAAGATGGGCAAGACTGATATCGCGAAAAAATATTATGCCCGCGCCCAGAATTTCCGTAATGTGTTTGATACCAAAACCGGTTTCATCCGTGCACGTAAATCGAATGGTGAGTTCCGCGTCCCTTTTGACCCGACCGTATCTAATTTTGGCAGTGATTATACCGAAGGCAGTGCATGGCAATATTCATGGTATATGCCGCATGATAATGCCGGCCTGATCAGCATGCTGGGAGGTGATGCTGCTGCCATCTCGAAAATCGATCAGGTATTCGATGCAAAAGTGGATCACAAAGTCTATGCGCACATGGAAGATATTTCTGGTCTGATAGGGCATTACGCACATGGTAATGAGCCTTCGCATCATGTCGCTTATTTATATAATTACTTCGGCGCACCATGGAAAACCCAGCAACGCTTGCAGCAAATCATGCAAAGCCAGTATCAGGCCAAACCTGATGGATTGTCTGGCAATGATGATCTTGGTCAGATGTCTGCCTGGTTTGTTTTCACGAGTCTTGGTTTTTACCCGGTTGCTCCCGGTAGTAATGAATACATACTTGGTCGCCCGTTTTTGGATAAAACGACCTTGCATTTACCGAATGGCAAACAGTTCACCATACGCGCCCAGAATCTGAGTGATGCTCACCCCTATGTGGCAAGCGTTAGTTTGAATGGGAAAGTGCTGGATCAAAACTATCTGCGTCATGAACAAATCATGGCTGGTGGCGAGCTGGTGTTTGTCATGCAGGCTGAGCCAAACAAGAAGTGGGGCAATCTCAAGGATGCCCGACCCTATACACAAACACCATATCAATGA